One Actinospica robiniae DSM 44927 genomic region harbors:
- a CDS encoding GlsB/YeaQ/YmgE family stress response membrane protein: MATFIIVLIIIGAIAGLIARALLPGRDSLGLLGTIVLGVVGSFVGGFLENMIQFHTFSIHQFHATGIIGSIIGAFVVLLLLRLSGHEPGHYR; this comes from the coding sequence ATGGCTACTTTCATCATCGTCCTGATCATCATCGGCGCGATCGCGGGTCTGATCGCCCGGGCCCTGCTGCCGGGCCGCGACTCGCTCGGGCTGCTCGGCACGATCGTGCTCGGAGTGGTCGGCTCCTTCGTCGGCGGATTCCTGGAGAACATGATCCAGTTCCACACGTTCTCGATCCACCAGTTCCACGCCACCGGCATCATCGGCTCGATCATCGGCGCCTTCGTCGTGCTGCTCCTGCTGCGCCTGTCCGGCCACGAGCCCGGCCACTACCGCTGA
- a CDS encoding hemerythrin domain-containing protein: protein MTMVDNAESISGSQPDVVDVLLAQHRLVRELMTEVSDGHGEARQRAFDELRTLLALHEAAEESIVHPAAHGEVAEARVAEEEHAARAIARLESLDLSSEAFDQAFAEFAQAVLAHADKEEREEFPALRQGTPSRTLQEMADRVVSGQEDAYAQMGGDPVGATAVTAEPFAARLDEASSAMESH from the coding sequence ATGACCATGGTGGACAACGCCGAAAGCATCTCGGGTTCGCAGCCCGATGTCGTCGACGTCCTGCTGGCCCAGCACAGGCTCGTGCGCGAGCTGATGACCGAGGTCTCCGACGGCCACGGCGAGGCGCGGCAGCGGGCGTTCGACGAGCTGCGGACGCTGCTGGCGCTGCACGAGGCGGCCGAGGAGTCGATCGTGCATCCGGCGGCGCACGGCGAAGTGGCGGAAGCGCGGGTGGCGGAGGAGGAGCACGCCGCTCGGGCGATCGCCCGGCTGGAGTCGCTGGACCTGAGCAGCGAGGCGTTCGACCAGGCGTTCGCCGAGTTCGCCCAGGCGGTGCTCGCGCACGCCGACAAGGAGGAGCGCGAGGAGTTCCCGGCGCTGCGTCAGGGCACTCCTTCGCGGACGCTGCAGGAGATGGCGGACCGCGTGGTGAGCGGACAGGAGGACGCCTACGCCCAGATGGGCGGCGATCCGGTCGGCGCCACGGCGGTGACGGCCGAGCCGTTCGCCGCGAGGCTGGACGAGGCCAGTTCCGCGATGGAGTCGCACTGA
- a CDS encoding YciI family protein — protein MHYLLSVIADDETTTATPEEDAAIEVFNDRLRATGHWVFAGGLGSQGPATVVDYRGDEALVTDGPFIESKEYLAGFWIIAAADLDVALKLAADGSKACNRKVEVRPFL, from the coding sequence ATGCACTACCTGCTTTCCGTGATCGCCGACGACGAGACGACCACGGCCACGCCCGAGGAAGACGCCGCGATCGAGGTGTTCAACGACCGGCTGCGCGCCACGGGGCACTGGGTCTTCGCAGGCGGGCTCGGGTCGCAGGGTCCGGCCACCGTCGTCGACTACCGGGGTGACGAGGCACTGGTCACGGACGGGCCCTTCATCGAGTCGAAGGAGTACCTGGCCGGCTTCTGGATCATCGCGGCGGCGGACCTCGATGTGGCGCTCAAGCTCGCCGCCGACGGCTCGAAGGCGTGCAATCGCAAGGTCGAGGTGCGGCCGTTCCTGTGA
- a CDS encoding RNA polymerase sigma factor encodes MSGSSAQEAVTRAHREQWARIVAVLTRRFGDLDVAEEAAAEAFATAVELWPADGVPPNPAGWLFTTAQRKAIDRIRRESKREDKQMQARLLYEDDPAEPLGAIDDERLRLIFTCCHPALAPQTRVALTLRMVAGLTVPEIARAFLVSETAMGQRITRAKAKIKAARIPYRVPSAPDLPGRVSGVLTVLYLVFNEGYLATGPETDPIRRDLTAEAIRLARLIRALLPDDGEAAGLLALMLLIEARRDSRVSASGELVPLAEQDRGAWDAALIAEGHQLVRERLAAGEAPGRYQILAAMNAVHTSARDVRDTDWSQVVALYDLLVRLDPSPIVALNRAIAVAELDGPEVALATLDQLAEDLADYHAFHVARADLLRRLGRGRQARAAYDRAIELAGNTAETAYLTRRRDQLR; translated from the coding sequence GTGAGCGGGTCTTCGGCCCAGGAGGCGGTCACGCGGGCCCATCGTGAGCAGTGGGCCCGCATCGTCGCCGTTCTGACCAGGCGCTTCGGCGACCTCGACGTGGCCGAGGAGGCGGCGGCCGAGGCGTTCGCGACCGCGGTCGAGCTGTGGCCGGCCGACGGCGTGCCGCCGAACCCGGCCGGCTGGCTGTTCACGACCGCCCAGCGCAAGGCCATCGACCGGATCCGGCGCGAAAGCAAACGCGAGGACAAGCAGATGCAGGCCCGGCTCTTGTACGAGGACGACCCGGCCGAGCCGCTCGGCGCGATCGACGACGAGCGGCTTCGGCTGATCTTCACCTGCTGCCACCCGGCGCTCGCGCCGCAGACCCGGGTGGCGCTGACGCTGCGCATGGTGGCCGGTCTGACGGTGCCGGAGATCGCCCGCGCGTTCCTGGTGTCCGAGACCGCGATGGGGCAGCGGATCACCCGGGCGAAGGCCAAGATCAAGGCGGCCCGGATCCCTTACCGGGTGCCGTCCGCGCCGGACCTGCCGGGACGCGTGAGCGGTGTGCTCACCGTGCTCTACCTCGTCTTCAACGAGGGCTATCTGGCGACGGGCCCGGAGACCGATCCGATCCGCCGGGACCTGACGGCCGAGGCGATCCGGCTCGCCCGCCTGATCAGGGCTCTACTGCCGGACGACGGCGAGGCGGCCGGCCTGTTGGCGCTGATGCTGCTGATCGAGGCCCGCCGCGACTCCCGGGTGTCGGCGAGCGGCGAACTGGTCCCCCTGGCCGAGCAGGATCGCGGGGCCTGGGACGCGGCGCTGATCGCCGAGGGGCACCAGCTGGTGCGCGAGCGTCTGGCCGCCGGTGAAGCCCCGGGCCGCTATCAGATCCTCGCCGCGATGAACGCGGTGCACACCTCCGCGCGCGACGTGCGCGACACCGACTGGTCACAGGTCGTCGCCCTCTACGACCTGCTCGTCCGGCTCGATCCCTCGCCGATCGTCGCGCTGAACCGAGCGATCGCCGTCGCCGAGCTCGACGGGCCGGAGGTCGCGTTGGCGACCCTCGATCAGCTCGCGGAGGACTTGGCCGACTATCACGCCTTCCACGTGGCTCGCGCCGACCTGCTGCGCCGGCTGGGCCGCGGTCGGCAGGCGCGTGCGGCGTACGACCGCGCCATCGAGTTGGCGGGCAACACCGCCGAGACCGCGTATCTGACGCGGCGTCGGGATCAGCTGCGTTAG
- a CDS encoding cellulose binding domain-containing protein: protein MSDSTVRARRSGAATRTRARVAAATATVLTTTGLTALALTPTANAASGCQVSYTISSSWSGGFTANVAITNLGSAVTSWTLGFTLPGTEAVSSGWNGTFSQSGQNVTVSNVSYNGSLAANGSTTVGFNGSYSGSTYPGNPSSFTLNGTACTGAVSSSSPSPSKSASASPSASASASPSASASSSSSHLYEDSGQWAEYTIGGYTIYNDEWGSGYGSQTLWVNSATNWGVNSTQPNTSGVKSYANESYTVGTALNSLSTVSSTFNETNPSSGNWESAYDIWLNSSAIEIMIWTDTSGNVGPLGSSVGTVTLDGNTWTLYAGSNGANPTYSFVRTSNESSGTVNILNLLKYLENTEGYFSNPTLSTVQYGWEISGTGSTQENFTINNYTLSVS from the coding sequence ATGTCAGATTCCACCGTGCGCGCGCGCCGCAGCGGCGCGGCCACGCGCACCCGGGCGCGGGTGGCCGCCGCGACCGCTACGGTGCTCACGACCACCGGATTGACCGCGCTCGCACTCACGCCCACCGCGAACGCGGCGAGCGGATGCCAGGTCTCGTACACCATCTCCAGCTCTTGGTCGGGCGGCTTCACGGCCAACGTCGCCATCACCAACCTCGGCTCGGCGGTGACCAGCTGGACGCTCGGCTTCACCCTGCCGGGGACCGAGGCGGTCAGCTCCGGCTGGAACGGCACCTTCAGCCAGTCCGGCCAGAACGTGACCGTCTCCAACGTCTCTTACAACGGCAGCCTGGCCGCGAACGGCAGTACCACCGTCGGGTTCAACGGCTCGTACTCCGGCAGCACCTACCCGGGCAACCCGTCGTCGTTCACCCTCAACGGCACGGCCTGCACCGGCGCGGTCTCCTCGAGCTCGCCCAGCCCGTCGAAGTCGGCCTCCGCGTCCCCGTCGGCCTCGGCCTCCGCGTCGCCGTCCGCATCCGCCTCGTCGTCCTCTTCCCACCTGTATGAGGACTCGGGTCAGTGGGCCGAGTACACCATCGGCGGCTACACGATCTACAACGACGAGTGGGGCAGCGGCTACGGCTCGCAGACGCTCTGGGTGAACTCGGCCACCAACTGGGGCGTGAACTCCACCCAGCCGAACACCTCCGGCGTGAAGTCGTACGCGAACGAGAGCTACACCGTCGGCACGGCGCTCAACTCGTTGAGCACCGTGAGCAGCACCTTCAACGAGACCAACCCCAGCAGCGGGAACTGGGAGTCGGCCTACGACATCTGGCTCAACAGCAGCGCCATCGAGATCATGATCTGGACCGACACCAGCGGCAACGTCGGACCGCTCGGCTCCTCCGTCGGCACCGTCACCCTCGACGGCAACACCTGGACGCTCTATGCGGGCAGCAACGGCGCGAACCCGACCTACTCGTTCGTCCGGACCAGCAACGAGAGCTCGGGCACGGTCAACATCCTCAACCTGCTCAAGTACCTGGAGAACACCGAAGGCTACTTCTCCAACCCGACGCTCTCCACCGTGCAGTACGGCTGGGAGATCAGCGGTACGGGCAGCACACAGGAGAACTTCACCATCAACAACTACACCCTCAGCGTGTCCTGA
- a CDS encoding type B 50S ribosomal protein L31 — translation MKPTIHPAYAPVVFRDKSAGYAFLTRSTAVSDASVEWTDGRTYPVVDVEVSAASHPFYTGNTRVLDTAGRVERFNRRYQRGDAARAASSS, via the coding sequence ATGAAGCCCACCATCCACCCCGCCTACGCCCCAGTCGTGTTCCGCGACAAGTCGGCCGGCTACGCCTTCCTGACCCGCTCGACCGCGGTCAGCGACGCGAGCGTCGAATGGACTGACGGCCGCACCTACCCGGTCGTCGACGTAGAGGTGTCGGCGGCGAGCCACCCGTTCTACACCGGCAACACGCGCGTGCTCGACACCGCAGGGCGCGTCGAGCGCTTCAACCGCCGCTACCAGCGCGGCGACGCAGCGCGAGCCGCCAGTTCGTCGTGA
- the rpmG gene encoding 50S ribosomal protein L33 → MARSELRPIVKLRSTAGTGYTYVTRKNRRNDPDRLVLRKYDAVAGRHVEFREER, encoded by the coding sequence ATGGCCCGAAGCGAACTGCGCCCCATCGTGAAGCTCCGCTCCACCGCCGGGACCGGCTATACCTACGTGACCCGCAAGAACCGCCGCAACGACCCGGACCGGCTCGTACTGCGCAAGTACGACGCCGTCGCGGGCCGGCATGTCGAGTTCCGCGAAGAGCGCTGA
- the infA gene encoding translation initiation factor IF-1 → MTKTKDAIEVEGRVVESLPNTMFRVEMTNGHRILAHISGKMRKNYIRILPEDKVVVELSPYDLTRGRIVYRYK, encoded by the coding sequence ATGACGAAGACGAAAGACGCCATCGAGGTCGAGGGCCGGGTCGTCGAGTCCCTGCCGAACACGATGTTCCGGGTGGAGATGACCAACGGCCACCGGATACTCGCGCACATCAGCGGCAAGATGCGGAAGAACTACATCCGCATCCTGCCCGAGGACAAGGTCGTCGTCGAGCTCAGCCCGTACGACCTGACCCGTGGACGCATCGTCTACCGGTATAAGTAA
- the rpmJ gene encoding 50S ribosomal protein L36 codes for MKVKPSVGPMCPHCKTIRRRGRVTVICDANPRHAQRQG; via the coding sequence ATGAAGGTCAAGCCGAGCGTCGGGCCCATGTGCCCGCACTGCAAGACGATCCGCCGTCGCGGGCGCGTGACGGTGATCTGCGACGCCAACCCGCGCCACGCCCAGCGTCAAGGCTGA
- a CDS encoding NAD-dependent epimerase/dehydratase family protein: MRVVVLGGTWFVGRAICAELAARGHELLVVHRGRAEPPELSSFRHLHAERAAWPEHRAEFAEFRPDAAVDVSALDGAGADSSLRALPDGLRLVAISSVDVYRAYESARAGIHTDPVPLREDSPLRTARHLDGPQWENLDIEERYLAAGATILRPGGIYGEHDYQHRFECILRRVRAGRQRIPFGAGTMLFSLVYVGDVATAVAAALEAEGQEGEIYNVVEATTPSMKLYAQWILAAAGSRAELVTVPESVLPADLRITRAGAQAMLTDATKARQRLGWRERDPAESLRRSVEWHLHHPPEAPDEDFAADDLALKST, from the coding sequence ATGCGTGTGGTGGTGCTGGGTGGCACTTGGTTCGTCGGCCGGGCGATCTGCGCGGAGTTGGCCGCCCGAGGGCACGAACTGCTCGTGGTCCATCGCGGGCGGGCGGAGCCGCCGGAGCTGTCCTCGTTCCGACATCTGCACGCGGAGCGGGCGGCGTGGCCTGAGCATCGGGCCGAGTTCGCCGAGTTCCGGCCCGACGCGGCCGTGGACGTCTCAGCGCTCGACGGAGCCGGCGCGGACAGCTCGCTGCGGGCGCTGCCCGACGGGCTGCGCTTGGTCGCGATCTCGAGCGTGGACGTCTACCGGGCCTACGAGTCGGCCCGGGCCGGCATCCACACCGATCCGGTGCCTCTGCGCGAGGATTCGCCACTTCGTACGGCTCGTCACCTCGACGGACCGCAATGGGAGAACCTGGACATCGAGGAGCGGTACCTCGCTGCCGGCGCCACCATTCTGCGTCCCGGCGGCATCTACGGCGAGCACGACTACCAGCACCGCTTCGAGTGCATCCTGCGGCGGGTGCGGGCGGGTCGGCAACGGATCCCCTTCGGCGCGGGCACGATGCTCTTCAGCCTGGTCTATGTCGGGGATGTCGCCACCGCGGTCGCGGCCGCGCTGGAGGCCGAAGGCCAGGAAGGCGAGATCTACAACGTCGTCGAGGCGACGACGCCCTCGATGAAGCTGTACGCCCAGTGGATCCTGGCCGCCGCCGGTTCCCGCGCGGAGCTGGTCACGGTGCCGGAATCCGTGCTCCCGGCCGACCTGCGCATCACCCGTGCCGGCGCGCAGGCGATGCTGACCGACGCGACCAAGGCTCGGCAACGACTGGGGTGGCGGGAGCGCGACCCTGCCGAGAGCCTGCGGCGCTCGGTCGAGTGGCACCTCCACCACCCACCCGAGGCCCCCGACGAGGACTTCGCTGCCGATGACCTCGCGTTGAAGAGCACATGA
- a CDS encoding LacI family DNA-binding transcriptional regulator produces the protein MAGIRELAKVCGVSVATVSRALNGRPEVNEETRRQIQLAAEVLGYRPSVSARALVRGRSDAVGLLWDSAYETAGRRHPFLLSVLVGIKQALDAAGRHLILLNVETDRLGKRAYLEAAAQFQLEGVILMGVDERRPAMRALLGSDLACIGFDVPISGPRATYVTSDNREGAIQAVRHLHALGHRKIATITGPLTMMPAEARLEGYRDACRELGLEDEYVSSGDFFLDSGYTCGERLAGMSPEHRPTAVFVAGDEMALGAVHAFADAGLSVPGDIAVVGFDDIEAAALVRPALTTIKQDSHALGAAAVDTLLRLVDGKDATHTIEPVLTPTRLIVRQSCGAGESAATTARD, from the coding sequence GTGGCTGGTATCAGAGAACTCGCGAAGGTCTGCGGCGTGTCCGTGGCGACCGTCTCACGCGCGCTCAACGGACGCCCGGAGGTGAACGAGGAGACGCGGCGTCAGATCCAGCTGGCCGCCGAGGTCCTCGGCTACCGTCCGAGCGTGTCCGCCCGGGCGCTCGTGCGCGGTCGCTCGGACGCGGTGGGCCTGCTGTGGGACAGCGCCTACGAGACCGCGGGGCGACGCCATCCGTTCCTGCTCTCGGTGCTGGTCGGGATCAAGCAGGCGCTCGACGCGGCCGGCCGGCACCTGATCCTGCTGAACGTGGAGACCGACCGCCTCGGCAAGCGGGCGTACCTCGAGGCCGCGGCGCAGTTCCAGCTCGAGGGCGTGATCCTGATGGGCGTGGACGAGCGCCGTCCGGCGATGCGCGCCCTGCTGGGCTCGGACCTCGCCTGCATCGGCTTCGACGTGCCCATCAGCGGTCCGCGCGCGACGTACGTGACCTCGGACAACCGCGAGGGCGCGATCCAGGCCGTGCGCCACCTGCACGCGCTCGGCCACCGGAAGATCGCCACGATCACCGGCCCGCTGACCATGATGCCGGCCGAGGCGCGGCTGGAGGGATACCGCGACGCGTGCCGGGAACTGGGCCTGGAGGACGAGTACGTCTCCTCCGGCGACTTCTTCCTCGACAGCGGATACACCTGCGGCGAGCGCCTGGCCGGGATGTCCCCGGAGCACCGCCCCACCGCCGTGTTCGTGGCCGGCGACGAGATGGCGCTCGGCGCCGTGCACGCCTTCGCCGACGCGGGCCTGTCCGTCCCCGGCGACATCGCGGTGGTCGGCTTCGACGACATCGAGGCGGCGGCCCTGGTCCGCCCGGCTCTGACCACGATCAAGCAGGACTCGCACGCGCTCGGCGCCGCCGCCGTGGACACGCTGCTGCGCCTTGTCGACGGCAAGGACGCCACGCACACGATCGAGCCCGTACTCACCCCGACCCGCCTGATCGTGCGTCAGTCCTGCGGCGCCGGCGAGTCCGCGGCCACGACAGCCCGGGACTGA
- a CDS encoding carbohydrate-binding protein — MRPSAPSAPHQPTPPSRPDAAAAARRPDRARRRRGLIAVIAAVAPIAALLTVIVPDSASATTVPSAPSGWTTVYSDAFAGSAGSGVDSSWTYDTGTQYNGNGCTANYGTSEVESNTNSTSNVALDGSGHLKITAVESGSSWTSGRIETTSDSYAAPAGGELEVTASIQQPNPASGVGYWPAFWMLGAGFRSSGAGTSGTMNCSNWPSAGEIDIMEDVNALSEHSGTFHCGVDPGGACNETTGLGSGLVACSGCQTGYNTYTAIIDRTNTSNESITYYLNGISYYTVTESQVGTATWQAAVDHGFFLILDLAMGGAYPNAICGCGSPSASTSSGASMSIGYVAVYQKAAGASASASASASASASASASASASASASASPTGTSGSGGGTSCTTTATSNISADCYGAANGTISVQSTTDADPSGVDSNQTAQLSNGNYLEYKNVNFGTTGSTQFDARVASGAAGGVSGLVEVVLDSPTNSPIGSFAVANTGGWSSWETVPANITKVTGTHNVYLEFVSGASGNPAYVSLHYFDFPAS, encoded by the coding sequence ATGCGACCGTCTGCACCATCCGCACCGCACCAACCCACACCCCCGTCGCGCCCTGACGCCGCCGCCGCGGCCCGGCGCCCGGACCGCGCCCGGCGCCGCCGCGGGCTGATCGCCGTCATCGCCGCCGTCGCGCCGATCGCGGCGCTGCTGACGGTGATCGTGCCGGACAGCGCGTCCGCCACCACCGTTCCGAGCGCGCCCTCCGGCTGGACCACCGTCTACAGCGACGCCTTCGCCGGTAGCGCGGGCAGCGGGGTCGACTCCTCGTGGACCTACGACACCGGCACCCAGTACAACGGCAACGGCTGCACCGCGAACTACGGCACCAGCGAGGTCGAGTCGAACACGAACTCCACCTCGAACGTGGCGCTCGACGGCAGCGGCCACCTGAAGATCACCGCGGTCGAATCCGGCAGCTCCTGGACCTCGGGCCGGATCGAGACCACCTCGGACAGCTACGCCGCGCCCGCCGGCGGAGAGCTCGAGGTCACCGCCTCCATCCAGCAGCCGAATCCCGCCTCGGGCGTCGGTTACTGGCCGGCGTTCTGGATGCTCGGCGCCGGATTCCGCTCCTCGGGCGCCGGCACCTCGGGCACGATGAACTGCTCGAACTGGCCGTCCGCCGGCGAGATCGACATCATGGAGGACGTCAACGCGCTGAGCGAGCACTCCGGCACTTTCCACTGCGGCGTCGACCCGGGCGGCGCGTGCAACGAGACCACCGGTCTCGGCAGCGGACTGGTGGCCTGCTCCGGCTGTCAGACCGGCTACAACACCTACACCGCGATCATCGACCGCACCAACACCAGCAACGAGTCGATCACCTACTACCTCAACGGTATCTCGTACTACACGGTGACGGAGAGCCAGGTAGGCACGGCGACGTGGCAGGCGGCGGTGGACCACGGGTTCTTCCTGATCCTCGACCTGGCCATGGGCGGCGCCTACCCGAACGCGATCTGCGGCTGCGGCTCGCCGAGCGCTTCCACCAGCTCGGGCGCTTCGATGAGCATCGGTTACGTGGCGGTGTACCAGAAGGCTGCCGGCGCCTCGGCCAGCGCGTCCGCCAGTGCCTCGGCGAGCGCGTCCGCGAGCGCCTCGGCGAGCGCGTCCGCGAGCGCCTCGGCCAGCCCGACGGGCACCTCGGGTAGCGGAGGCGGTACCTCGTGCACCACGACGGCCACTTCCAACATCTCAGCCGACTGCTACGGCGCGGCCAACGGCACGATCAGCGTGCAGAGCACCACGGACGCCGATCCGTCCGGGGTGGACTCGAACCAGACGGCCCAGCTGTCGAACGGGAACTACCTCGAATATAAGAATGTGAACTTCGGAACCACCGGGTCGACCCAGTTCGACGCCCGGGTCGCCTCCGGCGCCGCGGGCGGAGTCAGCGGCCTGGTCGAGGTGGTGCTGGACAGCCCGACCAACTCCCCGATCGGCAGCTTCGCGGTGGCCAACACCGGAGGCTGGTCGAGCTGGGAGACCGTGCCGGCGAACATCACCAAGGTCACCGGGACCCACAACGTCTATCTCGAGTTCGTCTCCGGGGCGTCCGGGAACCCGGCCTACGTGAGCCTGCACTACTTCGACTTCCCGGCTTCATGA
- a CDS encoding NAD(P)/FAD-dependent oxidoreductase — protein sequence MRATRRQAIKTLAGAGAAAGIGVFDPAAAHAAQDPAAGTSGARRVIERDVVVIGGGSAGTYTAVRLTDLGKSVVVVEHKGRLGGHCETYTDPATGLTTDIGVVVFHDLPVVRDYFSRFGVDLTVGSAGGGSTPAFADFRTGEVVAGWTPPDPTAALQAYYGILQKYPYLAGTYDLPNPVPAELLTPWGEFAAANGLGGLMTILSDYAQGFAHLLRMPTVYILKYFGLSVVGSLFTGDFLSTPNHDNSALYEAATAFLGEDVLLETNVLSGTRGPGGVEFAAVGPHGPVTIRAEKAVITVPPMPALLAPFDPSPSELALFSRFRQGNYCTGLIRLPGAPDSTAVQNIGADTLYNLPPLPALYAVTPSSVPGLFDLKFGSDVPLSDVQVHSVIQESLGRLQAAGTIPATTPVFVDYSNHSPYELTVSAADVAGGFYSRLYGLQGRRNTFWNGAAFAGHDSSLIWQYAESLLPQIAE from the coding sequence ATGCGAGCCACACGCAGGCAGGCGATCAAGACGTTGGCGGGGGCCGGAGCGGCGGCGGGGATCGGCGTCTTCGACCCCGCCGCCGCACACGCGGCGCAGGACCCGGCCGCGGGTACGTCGGGCGCGCGCCGGGTCATCGAGCGGGACGTCGTCGTGATCGGCGGCGGCTCCGCGGGCACCTACACCGCGGTGCGGCTGACCGACCTCGGCAAGAGCGTCGTCGTGGTCGAGCACAAGGGCCGGCTCGGCGGGCACTGCGAGACCTACACCGATCCGGCGACCGGGCTGACCACCGACATCGGGGTCGTCGTGTTCCACGATCTGCCCGTCGTCCGTGACTACTTCTCCCGCTTCGGCGTGGATCTGACCGTCGGGAGCGCGGGAGGCGGCTCCACTCCCGCCTTCGCGGACTTCCGCACCGGCGAGGTCGTCGCGGGCTGGACGCCTCCGGACCCGACCGCGGCCCTCCAGGCCTACTACGGCATCCTGCAGAAGTACCCGTATCTGGCGGGCACCTACGACCTGCCGAACCCGGTCCCGGCCGAGCTGCTCACGCCGTGGGGCGAGTTCGCCGCGGCGAACGGGCTCGGCGGCCTGATGACGATCCTCTCGGACTACGCCCAGGGCTTCGCGCACCTGCTGCGGATGCCGACGGTCTACATCCTCAAGTACTTCGGGCTCAGCGTCGTCGGCAGCCTCTTCACCGGCGACTTCCTGAGCACGCCGAACCACGACAACAGCGCACTGTACGAGGCCGCCACCGCCTTCCTCGGCGAGGACGTACTGCTCGAGACGAACGTGCTGAGCGGCACCCGCGGCCCCGGCGGCGTGGAGTTCGCCGCCGTCGGACCGCACGGGCCGGTCACCATCCGCGCGGAAAAGGCGGTCATCACCGTGCCGCCGATGCCCGCTCTGCTCGCGCCGTTCGACCCGAGCCCTTCGGAGCTCGCGCTCTTCAGCCGCTTCCGGCAGGGCAACTACTGCACCGGCCTGATCCGGCTGCCCGGGGCGCCGGACTCCACCGCGGTGCAGAACATCGGCGCGGACACGCTCTACAACCTGCCGCCGCTGCCCGCGCTCTACGCCGTGACCCCGAGCAGCGTGCCAGGGCTCTTCGACCTGAAGTTCGGCAGCGACGTCCCGCTGAGCGACGTTCAGGTGCACTCGGTGATCCAGGAGAGCCTCGGCCGGCTGCAGGCCGCGGGCACGATCCCGGCGACGACGCCGGTCTTCGTGGACTACTCGAACCACTCGCCGTACGAGCTGACCGTGAGCGCGGCCGACGTGGCCGGCGGCTTCTACTCGCGGCTCTACGGCCTGCAGGGCCGCCGTAACACCTTCTGGAACGGCGCCGCGTTCGCCGGCCACGACTCCTCGCTTATCTGGCAGTACGCGGAGTCGCTGCTGCCGCAGATCGCGGAGTAG
- a CDS encoding YybH family protein: MAREKAQQPEDLTRLFVQAANARDTEGIAELYEPDAVMAYPPGSTTVGREAIRALWAKILEQAPHFEYEQPLPTLVSGDLALTSTPPKDGSGARAQVVRQQPDGTWLRVLDQPEFQRPS; the protein is encoded by the coding sequence ATGGCTCGCGAGAAGGCACAGCAGCCCGAGGACCTCACCCGCCTGTTCGTCCAGGCGGCCAACGCCCGCGACACCGAGGGAATCGCAGAGCTCTACGAACCGGACGCGGTGATGGCCTACCCGCCCGGCAGCACGACTGTCGGACGGGAGGCCATCAGGGCCCTGTGGGCGAAGATCCTCGAGCAGGCACCGCACTTCGAATACGAGCAGCCGCTGCCGACGCTCGTCTCCGGCGACCTCGCGCTGACCTCCACTCCGCCGAAGGACGGCAGCGGCGCCCGCGCCCAGGTGGTCCGGCAGCAGCCGGACGGGACCTGGTTGCGCGTGCTGGACCAGCCCGAATTCCAGCGGCCCAGCTGA